A window of Rhipicephalus microplus isolate Deutch F79 chromosome X, USDA_Rmic, whole genome shotgun sequence genomic DNA:
cacgacgacttgactgctggtcatcttggttttaaaaaaactcttgaccgcattcgatgtcgtcattactggcctggcctttcttctagtgtagcgcggtacgtcggttcctgctacccatgccagcgtcgtaaactccccacgtctgcacctgctggacctctacagccacttccgtgtccgtcaatgcctttcgaggttgtaggcgTTGACCTTTatgggcctctccccgtcacatctgctggcaaacgatggatagtgaccgccgtggaccacctgacacgatacgctgagacttcctctgttattacaggctcagctgtggaagttgcagactttattcttcacgccataattctgcgtcatggggctcctcgtgtactgcttagtgatcgcggcaaagtgttcctgtcacaaatggtaaatgaagtactccgcgcttctggaactactcacaagacagcttcaagctaccaccctcagacaaatggtctcacagaaagatttcaccgaacccttgcagacatgatagccatttacgtccaacccgaccacaaaaactgggatactcttttaccattcctgacattcgcttacaacaccgccgttcagcgaacaacttgctactcaccgttttatctcgtgtacggacgcaccccgactacctttctcgacgtctccttctttagcagccatgggaattcatgtcagtcttcaagcgaagaatacatttcccgcctggcccagtctcgccatcaggctcgcatcaatactgaagcgagactgCACGAGAGGaagatcacctatgacgaatcccaccacgttgtgtctttccaacctggtgacgaggtgctgcttttgacacctattcgcgctcctggtctctgtgacaaattccaaccacgcttcatcgggccatacattgttttagaacagacttcgccggtcaattatcgtgtgacaccactcgtcgccccaacagaccgccgctaccgcagcacagagattgtccacgtttgtcgcatgaaacctttcacgcgacgttccccgtcactttgacttacggcggccagggtgtccgcttccaagtggggggaattagtgtgggcatttgttacttgcatcgtcctcatccctgcatgatcacaatcaccatcatccgcttgtctctttgtcctcattgccactctggttcatcatcatcgtcatcgtctgtgtactgttcgttttgcgaggtctttcctcaattaaacgctgtcgcaacccagactaccaagacttcataatatatatatatatatatatatatatatatatatatatatatatatatatatatatatatatatatcaaagcgGCGATCCTCAGGAGGCGGGAAAAAAATGCTCCGGGAGTTATCGCACTTTCCGCTTTGTTTTGCACCCGCTTTCGCCGTCCCGCCTTCGGTGTAATGAGgcgttcacaccgaaggcggggcGGCCAAAGCGGTGAAAGCGGGAGAAAAACTAGGCGGCAAGGGCGATCGCTTTGCCGAGGTAGGGTCTAGCCACCCTATAGCCGAGGCTCACCGCAGCTAATCAGAACGCCATGCAGCGGAGGCGTGGTGGTGGCGCGGGTGTACGTTTTGGAGAAGCGCGGACACGTCATAGCGACACGTGCGCAAAAGCGCGAGATGTCCGCCTATTCTGCCGCGCGGCGATCCATAGGACGCGGGTGGTCTGAACAGGTCCACGCACTGGCAGCCTTGCGCTTCGAAAAGCTCGCTTGCACGCTTTGCCGCGccgccttcggtgtgaatgagccgttcacacttggcctcgaagagtACAAAAGCGGCGAAACTCCGGAAACTGGCTTGTTTCGTCGCCCAAGCGGCCGGTAAACCACGCCGCGCGGCTTGTGCACAAAAATCGGGTAGAGACCGATTTTCCCGCCACGTTAAACAAGATTTGGTTTCCGTTTTACGGAGGCTGCGCTGTATCAAACCACGTGATCTAACCAGCCGGCCGCAGAATAaacatggcggcaaaggcgtcggtggtggctcgTATCAGCTCATATCGCAAACTACCAGTGCTGCACGACGAAGCCTGACGGCCTCAACGAGTACGCGTTCATCGAGAGCATGGTTTGGATCACGATCGCCAAGAACTGTGGAATTAGACAGTGCAGGAGCAGCGAGTCGGCATGTCCCAACGTGCCTCGCTTTTGTGTACAGCCGGTTGAATCCGTCGCCGCCACTGCCGCTGCgttcgctcgtgtcgtttctgctggtgtatctcccaaaacaacgtttgaaaaggtgcgagctgtttcATTTCAGTACTTTGCGTGAATGTCTAAAATTCCATACGAactttagttctcagaaagcagACAATATCTAATTAATTGTCAAGGTAGTGGTGGGATGGGGTAAAATGGATGAACATCTTCGACGCGCGCTGTcatggttttccggccgctctggcgttttcgttttcACTTCATTTCTGTAAAGTGAATGCGCCTTTAGCAAACGTTGTTGCGGGACATACGCCAGCAAAAATGGCACAGGCGaacgcagtggtggtggtggatCCAATCAGCTGTGCACAAAAGCGAGACACGTTTGGGCATGCTGACTCGCTGTTGCTGCACCGTCCAATTCCAGAGTTCTCAGTGATCGcaatccaaaccaggctcttAATGAACGCGTTCTCGTAGAAGTCGTCAAGCATCGTCGTGCAGTACTGGTAGGAATGGTACCTGTCCGGTTTATAGCGGGCCGGTTCGCGGAAGCACCAACGTTTTTGACCGCACCGGCCCCCATAGGCCACTTTTTCATGCACTAGAATAAGCAATTGAGCCATCCGCATCGGACTTTTCTAAAATCATTATACAAATAGCAGGCTACCAAAGTCAAACATTGATTAATTTTAAAGGATCATTATTTCGCAATGACAGTGCCAATAATTTCGCTATTATAAGGTAATTACTACAACAGGAAATTGtcaaagtttcatttttttaaatttcgtgccGAAACTTCGGTGCATGAACGCCAGAGTGACGTTCGCGCAGATCCCATTGAGTGTGGAGAGCCAACCACAGGAAACACTAATTACGAATGACCGAGTTAAGCGTCATTAATCTCAATTAAGTCTCATTAGTTTAGTTAATGTAAGGTTGAGCATATATCGGACTAATTCAGATGTGTGAGATCGAACCGATTTCTCACCCGAGATAATGGTGGCCTAAGGGCGATGAAGCCTAgttcaatcaattaatcaacttTATTTGTGCCCATTTTACAAACAGACAGAGGAGCGGCGAATAAAAGCTAGCTTGACGAGCTCGCCGCTCCCATTTACAAGGGCTCAAGGCAGCACAGCGACAGTTTCATTTAcatgtaattaaaaaaaacaggaaagttACATCATAGTGACAACGGTATATTATTTGTAAACAAGGGCTTAGAACAAGAGAAAAGCAACGAgcgcaaaaaataataatgaaactaTAAACAAATATATACATATTAGTAACTAATATCTTTTACAAATTTCAAGCGTAACTAGTCTGATGGCACACAAAATAGATCAATATTAGTTAATGTGTAATGATTGAGAAGGGAAAGCAAGGTATGGCACAAGCGTTGCATTCAAGAGTTTGAATGCGTGGCTGGTGCCATCCATACCTCACCTTTTCGTGTTGcataattctgttttttttttcatttccaggCAAGCAATCTCTCTTAAGCACTCTAAGTTTTCTTTAATTTCAAATTTAGAACGAACACTTGGTCTATAACAATATAGCTGATGAATGATGATAATGTGAGCATAAATAAACCAGTCAGAAGTTGCTGTCACAAAGGGCACTTTATAAGTAAACCGAATTATCTTTTTTTCGCATTTTATGTATTTTTGCAGATTAGAAAATGTCATTGTGTTCTAGTATATAGTAGTTAAAATAAGAGCAGAACAGTGAATTGCAAATAATTAATTTCACCTGCGTGGAGAGAAGGTGTTTGTGGTGACCAACTATTCTCGTTATGCCAGCACACTTTTCGATTACTGCATTGACATGACTATCTAGGACATACTTGCAGTAACTACTCCTGAACTCTTATTATCAATGATTTAAAGCTGCGGCCATTTGAAACTATATCTGCATGGGGGAGGGGGTAGTTATTTATTTTCTGCTctgaaaatatttaaaacattATGATTCGATGAGCTAATTATCCAAATCAAGTCCAGCTGACCTAAGCCGGGACTAGCTATAGGAGGCAGCTCCGCTTTGACTCAGCCTTGCGCCTTATAGTGCAagttgtccactttttttttctttttactacgCTGCGAATGGTGGTATCGCTAACTTCAAAGCATGACATTCAGCGTCGTACGTGCAGGCAGCATCGGCTTCGCACACAAACCCTGCATGGAACGATGGGTCTCGGAACGTAGGGAAGAAGAGTGCAACATCTGCCACTATAGCTACCCTATCCAACGGAAAACGAGGACCTTCCGCGACCTACTGCGGCACCCGGAGGGTCGCAAGGAACCTCTTGTGTACGCGATGCTGGGAGTACTCTTCAGCCTGAGCCTGCTACACGTGTTCGCGTTCGCCTGGATACTAAGCGTGCGCATGTGGGGCCGTCTGTCCTGGACATACCAGGTGCTGAACGCCGCTGCTCTTCTGGGCCAGTCCCTGCTCTGGTCCGTGTTCCCCATCGTAGCCTTCAGGTGCGAGGACGTCCCGAGTGGGCGCGTTCTAACGTTGTTCTTCACTACTGAATTAAGCATCCATGTTTCTACTCTGAATCAATGTGTAACGCGCCACTTGCACGGCGCACATGTAATGCAGTCGTCCGTGTTTCGTTGCATATTTTGTTCATGAAAGCATTGCTTTACGGGATGTGCCCAGTTTTATTCATCCCTCCACTTTGGGTAATAGCGCTAGCGACGCGAACAATAATGGAAGGGCCCGTCACTTCATGCGATAAATGCTTGGGGATGAGGGCACTCGTGCGAACGAAAGTATACCATCAGCCGGTGAACTTAGTGGAGAAGAGCGGAGTGGTGTCTGACATTATGAGTGCAGACACGAACTTAAGAGGCGAGCTAACCCCGGGACTCCCCCGTGAGGCTTTCGCACGAGCGTTTTTTCTCCTTGAGCCGGAATCGCCGGCTGCCCTGATATGCTTTCAATCGCAAATAGAACGTATAAATCTGGTGTGATGTTATCGCCCTTGGACTTTTTACTAAAACCTCGATCACGGCGACGCCCAAAGTGCGCTTGCAGTGTCCATATAATAACTATACATTGCCGTAAAATATTAATTTAGAAGACGAGAGTTCAGTTTCTGAGACGAGTCCGAGCAATGACACGCGACCGTGATCAGTGCGTAAACTCTCCTCGGCACCACAACAGTGGTGAAGGTGCGCGGCTAAGAAAGCAACATACGGAAGATCCGATAGCGCTCTTCTATATAACATGCCATTGatgatggttgatatgtggggtttgacacccaaaaaccaccacatgattatgagagacgccgtagtggagggttccagaaacttcgaccacctggggttcttaacgtgcacccaaatcacagcacacgggcctagagcattttcgcattcatcgaaaatgaagccgctgcagccgggattcgatcccgcgacctgcgggtcagcagctgagtaccttaacctctagacaaccgcggcggggcatagcgTCGGCACACCGTTATCCACGTAACCTCGTATATATCACATGCGCATTGGGGCAAAAAACAAGCGGTTTTGCATTTTCATACGTAAAAAATTGCGCTTTAAATAGCTTAACACAAATAGCAGAAGCAGTGGGCTAGGGCagcagcctgaaaaaaaaaatccttattACGAAACACACACCTCACCAAGCAACCAGGACACAGAAATGGTATACATGCACCACAGCGCTTACTTATCTAAGTAAGCGCTGTCACAGTATTCACAGGAGAGACCAGCCCGCCTGCGTCGTTGGCGCAGGCGGGCTGGTCTCTTCTGAGGATTTATATTCTCATGATAAAAGACATGATTGATActtggggtttcacgtcccaaaaccacatggTTAAATACATATATGTCAGTCTATAAAGACTAAATACTCTGCTGAACGTTTCCAGCGTTGCCTTGCAAGTGGTTTGCCTATAGACCTCGGTGAACACTATATGGTATATAGAAGTGTTTTCAGGGAACACAGGTGTTCAGTTACCACTGCGCCCAACTTTGTCGTTGTAGAAACTGGTTCGATTTCTCCAAGCTGTTTGTAATTAggaatcccggttgcggtggctgcattttcgatggaggcgtaaatgatttaagcccgtgtgctcaaatttgggtgcacgttaaaaaaccccaggtggtcgaaatttccggagccctccaatacggcgtctctcataaccatgtggtggtttggaacgttaaaccccgcatatcaatcaatcaatcatgtttgtATTTAGCACTAAGAATATGTTAAATTTAGTACAAATATGCTGAATCATTTTGAAAATACCAAAATGAAATCGGTTCGACGGGAACCCGTGTGGTCGGTAAAATTCGTGGCGCGAAAGAACAAGCTCCGACCAGTACTAAatataaaacaaacaaaattgaCGTTCTGACCGCACTATGGCATCGTCGAAGAATTATTCGCCGATGTTCTCTATATATACCCGCcacaaaataacacacacacacacacacacacacacacacacacacacacacacacacatatatatatatatatatatatatatacatatatacatatatatatatatatatatatatatatatatatatatatatatatatatatatatatatatatatatatatatatatatatatatatatatatatatggcacaacgggagcgttgtcaacaaggataaatatattgatttcccaacagtttcgggagagtcctcccttcatcagcaacgctcccgttgtgccatatctcataccttcacgaagactaactggcccattgaattattactcccactatatatatatatatatatatatatatatatatatatatatatatatatatatatatatatatatatatatatatatatatatttatatatatatatatatatatatatatatatatatatatatatatatatatatatatatatatatatatatatatatatatatatatatatatatatatatatatatatatatatatatatatatatatatatatatagacgcgtgtgtactggtggaccaaaacgacgataagggtaTTTGGCAGACACCAGGTACTGGAGCTCTGgctgaaaaaaagacaaagaaggtgatcttgctgttcggctgctgagagtcgctgtgtcaacgtttatctgcctttggttcgcgctgaaccgcgacactggtggaggtactGGGCCGCAACtctacctaatgctccatactcccactgggagccgttcatctcgctcggacgcattgtcacccattgcaactcccgtgcaccggttcagtcggcggctgataggcctcgcgCCGGAGTTCACtccttccacggaacctcgcaGGTGCCGATCACCTCTACAAATGGTCAACGAcagtccgcaaccggcgccccaaggcccccgccgacacagccttcacaggtaaccatctttcaaccgctggttcccgatcactttagtggcggcgcccatgaagatgttgacgactggcttgagcactaggagcgtgttgccaagattaatctgtggcctgaacaaaaAAAGCACttacgcgcctatttctaccttgacggcggtgcgaaaatttggtatgagaacagagaagccagtctgttaacttggggtgacttccgacaacagcttgtcgacaggttcgccaatgtcgatcgacgcaaccgtgcgcagcagctgttggagctacgggttcaaaaacccaatgaaagcgttgctatgttcgctgaagatatgactcgtctttttcgtcaaGCTGgcccgaacatgagtgaagataggaagttgagctacctcatgcgcggcgttaaggagcaacttttcgccgggctactgcgcaaccctccaagtaccgtagttgatTTTATCAAGAAGGCTACGGCTATTGAGCGGGCCCTCCATCAACaatgcaggcagtatcatcgaatgtctagcagtgccccaatcaatgctgccgccatacctgagaatcaaagctccctgcgagacctcattaaggagatagttcgcgaagaactacAAAAGTACCGGACTCCggttgctcaaacccccgttgcgtccaTCGCTAAACTGGtgcgcgacgaaatccgccacgcattttctaccgctggtcctgatgacgagcaccgtcccatgagctacgCCGACGCTCtccgacgttcaccatctggtatATCGCCGCCATACCACCCAGTGCCGACGGTCCCTTGgtcaccgccgcaagagcagaccctgagccgaccgccaagccaaccaACGTACCACCAGCCGTCCACAGCAGCATtatggacatcgtcgcaagaagggtGGCTCAGACGTCCATCGCTCCGAggaacagacgcatggcgcacaatcgacgacgtccactatgctttaactgcggagttgcaggccatattgcccgtcattgctggcaccgcagtgattcgttccgcccttttcgaacatggtctgacgatcgacgtgcgaacgaagaatacataccacgccgggaggacgcctctttccaaGGAGCCCGTTCTCGCTTTTACGactaccgtacttctgacgaggaggcaatacctacccgccagccaggtttgggacgtcaataccgctctccttctcccgctcattCACCTTTGTCACACCGACGTATCTCTGCGTACCTttacgcaagaaggtcacccagcccgctccggggaaactgagggcggcgacctccgggggtaaggttgcaggccatgaagatgacaagtccccattacacgacgctgtaaagccgacaagacgtgagagcgacgacattgtgaccgccgaccttagtgtttttcttgacggccagaaagcaataccagccttagtcgacaccggtgccgacttttctattatcagtcaggacctcgccatccgcctcaagaaagtgaagacaccgtggacaggccctcaaataaggacggcaggtggtcagttattgatgccctctggaagatgcacagcgaAAAGTGACATTggaggttcttctttcgttgcgtcgttcgtcgttctcgccgcatgctgcaaggatctaattattggtatggacttcttacgagagtacggcgccgtcatcaatatcccagacagtttgattacgtTCCGCAACAGTTCAGGCGCACCTGATTTTCCACAGGTGCGACCAAACCAATTGCACCTAACTGATGACGATGGGGTTCTCCCTCCTCGATCATGcatgcttgtttctgtggcagccgctgtccagtttgacggagAAAGAGTTGCAGACCGAATAAGCTCGCTCCTcctcacacacggcatttccg
This region includes:
- the LOC119187389 gene encoding E3 ubiquitin-protein ligase MARCHF2-like isoform X1, with the protein product MDSLSAASAGPSGKKGKSDDADICRICFRGVSCGSLLQPCLCRGSIGFAHKPCMERWVSERREEECNICHYSYPIQRKTRTFRDLLRHPEGRKEPLVYAMLGVLFSLSLLHVFAFAWILSVRMWGRLSWTYQVLNAAALLGQSLLWSVFPIVAFRMAWESSCRWCQMNAEMRILLPEDSESGPTRGGHPPCQARKAPLAPN
- the LOC119187389 gene encoding E3 ubiquitin-protein ligase MARCHF2-like isoform X2, with the translated sequence MATRTCSIGFAHKPCMERWVSERREEECNICHYSYPIQRKTRTFRDLLRHPEGRKEPLVYAMLGVLFSLSLLHVFAFAWILSVRMWGRLSWTYQVLNAAALLGQSLLWSVFPIVAFRMAWESSCRWCQMNAEMRILLPEDSESGPTRGGHPPCQARKAPLAPN